One genomic region from Chthoniobacterales bacterium encodes:
- a CDS encoding DUF433 domain-containing protein: MFDWSDCSAVTASPDMVSGAFVFRETRVPVKALFENLEDGATVDDFLSWFPGVKREQVDAVLEFAAHSLEPAVAG; encoded by the coding sequence ATGTTTGATTGGTCTGATTGCTCCGCAGTGACCGCCTCGCCTGACATGGTGAGCGGGGCTTTCGTCTTCCGGGAGACACGTGTGCCGGTCAAAGCGCTTTTCGAAAACTTGGAAGATGGCGCCACGGTGGATGACTTCCTGTCGTGGTTCCCGGGCGTTAAGCGCGAACAAGTTGATGCGGTGCTTGAGTTTGCCGCACACAGTCTTGAACCCGCTGTGGCGGGATGA